One genomic window of Numida meleagris isolate 19003 breed g44 Domestic line chromosome 1, NumMel1.0, whole genome shotgun sequence includes the following:
- the LOC110392602 gene encoding hyaluronidase-1-like, with the protein MDLWIRWLAVTVLITSDAQLPKQAQVPLLLHKPFVVVWNAPTEQCRLRYKVDLDLSIFDIASNTNETLSGSNVTIFYHTHLGYYPYYSDNGDPVNGGVPQNESLIKHLNKAKSDIDYCIPMKKFHGLAVIDWENWRPQWDRNWGNKSIYRNKSLEMVRQRYPQWSEDKIRKVAKEEFENAGKSFMNNTILLAEHMRPNGLWGYYLYPDCYNYDYKEHWQTYTGKCPAIESSRNDLLLWLWKESTALYPSIYLDYILKSSPNALKFVHYRVKEAIRVASIARKDYVLPVFVYSRPFYAYTFHVLTEIDLVNTIGESAALGAAGVVLWGSMQYASSKESCSTVKQYIDGPLGHYVINVTSAAKLCSKVLCKKNGRCIRKNSDSSAYLHLPPSDFKIRARHSGRGPRLQVTGELSPENIEAMRQRFMCQCYRGWTGIFCELPDQTVMEHWVHIVFSRSRKQKLYVFLLGTMQILLLYTAY; encoded by the exons ATGGATCTTTGGATCAGATGGCTGGCAGTCACAGTGCTGATTACAAGTGATGCCCAGCTTCCAAAGCAGGCACAGGTTCCCCTGCTTCTGCACAAGCCCTTTGTCGTGGTTTGGAATGCTCCCACTGAGCAATGCCGGCTGCGGTACAAGGTGGACCTGGATCTCAGCATCTTTGACATCGCATCGAACACCAACGAGACTCTGAGTGGATCCAATGTGACAATCTTCTATCACACTCATTTGGGATATTATCCCTACTACTCAGATAACGGTGACCCCGTGAATGGAGGAGTGCCTCAAAATGAAAGTCTAATCAAGCATCTTAATAAAGCAAAGTCTGACATTGACTATTGCATACCCATGAAGAAATTTCATGGACTTGCAGTCATTGACTGGGAAAACTGGAGACCCCAGTGGGATAGGAACTGGGGCAATAAAAGCATTTATAGAAATAAGTCTCTTGAGATGGTTAGGCAACGGTATCCACAGTGGTCAGAGGATAAAATTAGGAAAGTTGCTAAAGAGGAATTTGAAAATGCTGGCAAGAGTTTTATGAACAACACTATCCTTCTGGCTGAACACATGAGGCCAAATGGTTTGTGGGGTTACTATCTTTACCCGGACTGCTACAATTATGATTACAAAGAGCACTGGCAAACATACACAGGAAAATGCCCAGCCATTGAATCTTCTCGCAACGATCTCCTTCTTTGGCTGTGGAAGGAAAGTACCGCTCTCTACCCTTCAATATATCTGGATTATATACTGAAGTCAAGTCCAAATGCACTAAAATTTGTTCACTATCGGGTTAAAGAGGCAATACGTGTTGCCTCGATTGCTAGAAAGGACTATGTTTTGCCTGTTTTTGTTTACTCCAGACCATTTTATGCCTATACTTTTCATGTTTTAACAGAG ATTGATCTGGTTAATACCATTGGTGAAAGTGCGGCTTTGGGAGCAGCTGGAGTTGTTCTCTGGGGCAGTATGCAATATGCCAGCTCAAAG GAGAGCTGTTCCACTGTGAAGCAATACATTGATGGACCCTTAGGACATTATGTCATTAATGTGACCTCAGCTGCCAAACTTTGTAGCAAAGTCCTGTGTAAGAAGAATGGAAGATGCATCCGCAAAAACAGTGACTCTTCTGCTTACCTACATCTGCCACCCAGTGATTTTAAGATTCGAGCCCGTCACTCAGGAAGGGGCCCACGGTTGCAGGTGACTGGTGAACTCAGCCCGGAGAACATAGAAGCCATGAGGCAGAGGTTCATGTGCCAGTGTTATCGAGGATGGACGGGAATATTTTGTGAATTGCCTGACCAAACTGTAATGGAGCACTGGGTTCATATTGTGTTCAGCAgatcaagaaaacagaagctttaTGTCTTCCTCTTAGGAACCATGCAGATTCTTCTCCTTTATACTGCATATTAA
- the HYAL4 gene encoding LOW QUALITY PROTEIN: hyaluronidase-4 (The sequence of the model RefSeq protein was modified relative to this genomic sequence to represent the inferred CDS: inserted 3 bases in 3 codons; deleted 2 bases in 1 codon; substituted 3 bases at 3 genomic stop codons) has translation MTAQNTLKGLCTPRYNLLLNLKMFHKTGSTLAKARGQNINMFYFNELGYIXWYVSQEIPVNGGLPQIFCFQTYLEKANCDISYDIPAKNFHGSAAMDWEYWRPLWACNWVADGVYRRKSRKLISDMEENISAADVEHLVRLSFEESAKSVMXETIALGIENKPKGLWGYYSYPVHHNYNFHDQNCTSSCPESEVLRXNKLSWLWDRNASLYPFIGINANDLGNSNIFLHFSQLRADESISILSMTPQGYALSIFVHTXLGYRDKPLLFLFVQDLINTIGESAALGAAVIVIWREMNLTLXGKPSNCTKVQKFMDPEVGPYVINTTAADEVCSRCLAQGNGXSVQRIWRALMRKWLQTDASKDHRLTVRRGRSNDDLEIKAETFVCCVEGFATPSF, from the exons ATGACTGCCCAGAACACACTGAAAGGCCTGTGCACCCCAAGGTACAACCTACTGCTGaacctgaaaatgtttcataaaacTGGGAGTACATTGGCTAAAGCAAGAGGGCAGAACAttaacatgttttattttaatgagcttGGTTATA TTTGGTATGTGTCACAGGAAATCCCTGTTAATGGTGGCCTACCCCagatcttctgttttcagacatATCTGGAGAAAGCCAACTGTGACATTAGCTATGACATTCCAGCTAAGAACTTCCATGGATCAGCAGCCATGGACTGGGAGTACTGGAGACCTCTGTGGGCCTGCAACTGGGTTGCAGACGGTGTTTACAGGAGAAAGTccaggaaattaatttctgacatggaagagaaTATTTCAGCAGCTGATGTTGAACATTTAGTCAGactttcctttgaagaaagtGCAAAATCTGTTA GGGAAACAATTGCATTAGGAATAGAAAACAAGCCAAAGGGCTTGTGGGGATATTATTCATACCCTGTCCATCACAATTACAATTTCCATGATCAGAACTGCACCAGTTCCTGCCCAGAGAGTGAagttttga aaaataaactttcctGGCTCTGGGATAGAAATGCATCCCTATATCCTTTCATTGGCATTAATGCCAATGAT CTTGGAAACAGTAACATCTTTTTGCACTTTTCTCAGCTTAGAGCAGATGAATCCATAAGTATACTCTCCATGACACCCCAAGGTTATGCTTTGTCCATATTTGTGCATACTTGATTAGGTTATAGAGACAAACCTTTACTATTTCTATTTGTT CAAGATCTTATTAACACTATTGGAGAAAGTGCTGCCTTGGGAGCCGCAGTCATTGTTATTTGGAGAGAGATGAATTTAACTTTGTAAGGTAAGCCT AGCAACTGCACAAAAGTACAAAAATTCATGGATCCTGAAGTTGGGCCCTATGTTATCAATACCACAGCAGCAGATGAGGTGTGCAGCAGGTGTCTTGCTCAAGGCAATGGATGAAGTGTACAAAGAATCTGGAGAGCCCTAATGAGGAAGTGGTTGCAA ACAGATGCCTCAAAAGACCACAGACTCACTGTGAGAAGAGGAAGATCAAATGATGATCTAGAAATAAAGGCAGAGACATTTGTCTGCTGTGTGGAAGGTTTTGCAACTCCTAGCTTTTAA